The following proteins are co-located in the Chlorogloeopsis sp. ULAP01 genome:
- a CDS encoding WGR domain-containing protein has protein sequence MKLEKRTTLHFQEGSSDKVYEVDLCQVSEGRYVVNFRYGRRGSKLKEGTKTTQAVPLQEAQRVFNKLVEEKTKKGYRDVANTKGSVTPVDKPVEEKTVLDENPRKQAILKRLANNQPSTWKLERAIWRAGELKITEATPLLLKLIGTGEPLRDYCIAWALGWCGGTGAIPALIKLYQNASSPEFISRIAFEALLKLSDAETKAALQAEIIEFLPPELQRLARNGSTEGFKVELRTYLERSNYKGFAVLDKIYQIDNQYVRPALIDILCKAPFKPNYFQRLRHIFKMAEYRHDSEVFGILAYRLETERAMFSSESYTVRLTDGRHLSNSCWCYDPNTGRYEYGTTDSQIQEELKRSKSQIAYSSNTREYLLRRVWRTLKQLGEEGDAEYVKMAVGILLQYSDADAEKVWKSTFYRWERSNWTRVEFKRNWDAYAGYLTFNHILYENSPRYELKYNSKAWRCREGYKPGDPEPPTREEAFPELWEQHPEALLQLLLESDCQPVPCFAVKALRACHRFCASINIDAIIKLVNKPYEVTAQFGFELALLNYNPASPNKELILALINCLSERARTQACQWIEQQREFFLEDSNFITALVVSQQSDTRSFARRLLGASILSDSTSKILIGRIIAELIAFTPEVSPELAKEISETLVVCFPLQLRNLSLSVVNDLLAHPILEIQELGARILLNHATTAENLPPQIIESLLASSHESLRVLGIRLFGQLPDEKLIGEESDLILAMAVNAVEDIRNAIKPIICRLGASYPAFTVQIASDLIEILLTPEKHEGVHSYLVRLLREDLQGWMPSINKETTLNLLQVQSSAVQELGGLLLGANYQNWLSEFTTYEIVKLASHEILSVREAARQMFGQILNRLRTDPQEMLVAVRMLEAKWEDSREFAFKILTTEFSDREFTPEVLVSICDSVREEARRLGRDLLTRNFQAADGEEYLLKFSEHPSADMQLFTTNYLENYAVDNPERLRELTPFFISVLSRVNRGSVAKKRIFAFLEMEAQKSEAAAKVVAEIMIRQSATMAIGDKATAIQIMLKIHKNYPQLNLPIQVKPVVDVRN, from the coding sequence ATGAAACTAGAGAAAAGAACTACGCTGCATTTTCAGGAAGGAAGTTCTGACAAAGTTTATGAAGTAGATTTGTGCCAGGTAAGTGAAGGGCGTTATGTAGTAAATTTTCGCTATGGGCGTCGTGGGAGTAAATTAAAAGAAGGAACAAAAACTACTCAGGCAGTACCTTTACAAGAAGCGCAGCGAGTATTTAACAAGCTGGTAGAGGAGAAAACAAAAAAGGGATATCGTGATGTTGCCAACACAAAGGGTAGTGTAACGCCAGTCGATAAACCTGTTGAGGAGAAAACTGTTTTAGATGAGAATCCAAGAAAACAAGCAATTCTCAAGCGCCTTGCTAACAATCAACCCAGCACATGGAAATTAGAACGAGCGATTTGGCGGGCGGGAGAACTTAAAATTACTGAAGCCACACCTTTGCTATTAAAACTGATCGGCACTGGTGAACCTTTAAGAGATTACTGCATTGCCTGGGCATTAGGTTGGTGTGGGGGTACAGGTGCCATTCCCGCACTCATCAAACTATATCAAAATGCTTCCAGTCCAGAATTTATAAGTCGTATTGCCTTTGAAGCACTCCTCAAGCTTTCAGATGCAGAAACAAAAGCTGCTTTGCAAGCAGAGATCATAGAGTTTTTGCCGCCAGAATTGCAAAGACTGGCGCGAAATGGTTCCACAGAAGGGTTTAAAGTAGAACTTCGCACCTATCTTGAACGCAGCAACTACAAAGGTTTTGCGGTTTTAGACAAAATTTATCAAATTGATAATCAGTATGTGCGCCCAGCACTAATTGATATTTTATGCAAAGCACCTTTCAAACCCAACTACTTCCAGCGCCTGCGTCACATTTTCAAGATGGCTGAATATCGCCATGATAGCGAAGTATTTGGTATTCTTGCCTATCGCTTGGAGACAGAGAGGGCAATGTTTAGCAGTGAAAGCTACACTGTGAGGCTTACAGATGGTAGACACCTAAGCAATAGTTGCTGGTGCTACGACCCTAACACAGGACGCTATGAATACGGAACCACCGATAGTCAAATTCAGGAAGAATTGAAGCGTTCTAAATCACAAATTGCATACAGTAGCAACACTCGTGAATATTTGCTCCGACGAGTGTGGCGTACCTTGAAACAATTAGGTGAAGAGGGAGATGCTGAGTATGTAAAAATGGCCGTGGGAATTCTGCTTCAGTATTCTGATGCGGATGCAGAAAAAGTTTGGAAGTCAACTTTCTATCGCTGGGAACGTTCCAACTGGACTCGTGTTGAGTTTAAACGAAATTGGGATGCATATGCTGGTTATTTAACTTTTAACCATATCCTCTACGAAAACAGTCCCCGTTATGAGTTAAAGTACAATTCCAAAGCATGGCGGTGTCGAGAAGGTTATAAACCAGGCGATCCAGAACCACCAACACGAGAAGAGGCGTTTCCCGAACTTTGGGAACAACATCCAGAAGCACTGCTGCAACTGCTATTAGAAAGCGATTGTCAACCCGTTCCTTGTTTTGCTGTCAAAGCCTTACGAGCGTGTCACCGCTTTTGTGCTTCTATTAATATAGATGCGATTATTAAACTGGTTAACAAACCTTACGAAGTTACAGCGCAATTTGGTTTTGAACTAGCGCTACTTAACTACAATCCCGCCTCACCAAACAAAGAATTAATTCTTGCTTTAATTAATTGTCTATCTGAACGTGCTCGTACTCAAGCTTGTCAATGGATAGAGCAACAACGCGAGTTCTTTTTAGAAGACAGCAACTTCATCACTGCTTTAGTTGTCAGCCAACAAAGCGATACTCGCAGCTTTGCACGCAGACTGTTGGGAGCGTCAATTTTAAGCGACAGCACATCTAAAATACTCATTGGGCGCATCATTGCCGAATTGATCGCATTTACACCAGAAGTCTCCCCAGAGTTAGCAAAAGAAATTTCCGAAACACTAGTGGTATGCTTTCCACTTCAGTTACGAAATTTAAGCTTGAGCGTAGTCAATGACCTTTTAGCACATCCCATCTTGGAAATTCAAGAATTAGGCGCTCGTATTCTCCTCAATCACGCAACAACTGCCGAAAACTTGCCACCACAGATAATCGAATCCCTTCTGGCATCATCTCACGAATCCTTGCGAGTTCTAGGTATCAGACTGTTTGGTCAATTGCCTGATGAGAAACTAATAGGAGAAGAGAGTGATTTGATTTTGGCAATGGCGGTGAATGCAGTTGAAGATATCCGCAATGCCATCAAACCAATTATTTGTCGATTAGGAGCATCTTACCCAGCTTTTACCGTTCAGATAGCATCTGATTTGATTGAAATTCTGCTCACACCAGAAAAACACGAAGGAGTTCACAGCTATTTGGTGCGTTTGCTACGAGAAGACTTGCAGGGATGGATGCCAAGCATCAACAAAGAAACTACTTTAAACTTACTCCAGGTACAATCCTCGGCTGTACAAGAATTAGGTGGTTTGTTGCTGGGTGCAAATTACCAAAATTGGCTGTCAGAATTTACTACTTACGAAATCGTTAAACTTGCCAGTCACGAAATTTTATCAGTGCGAGAAGCTGCACGGCAGATGTTTGGACAAATTTTAAATCGCTTGCGTACAGATCCACAAGAGATGTTAGTGGCAGTGCGGATGTTAGAGGCAAAGTGGGAAGATTCACGAGAATTTGCCTTTAAGATATTGACAACAGAGTTCAGCGATCGCGAATTCACCCCAGAAGTTTTAGTCAGTATTTGTGATAGCGTTCGAGAAGAAGCACGAAGACTTGGGCGTGATTTATTAACTCGTAACTTCCAAGCAGCAGATGGAGAAGAATATCTGTTGAAATTTAGCGAACATCCATCAGCAGATATGCAGTTATTTACCACTAATTATTTAGAAAATTATGCTGTAGATAATCCAGAACGCTTGCGGGAGTTGACACCATTTTTCATCAGTGTATTATCTCGCGTCAATCGTGGTAGCGTTGCCAAAAAGAGGATTTTTGCTTTTTTAGAAATGGAGGCACAAAAAAGCGAAGCAGCTGCAAAAGTTGTGGCAGAAATTATGATTCGACAGTCGGCAACAATGGCTATTGGAGATAAAGCAACGGCGATACAAATTATGTTGAAGATTCACAAAAATTATCCGCAATTGAATTTACCGATTCAGGTGAAACCAGTTGTGGATGTTAGAAATTAG
- a CDS encoding type II toxin-antitoxin system HicB family antitoxin — MKDYHINIFYSEEDEGYIADIPDLKFCSAWGETPEEALREVMIAKAAWLEAASTEGKVIPQPRYRPIIYQFS; from the coding sequence ATGAAAGATTATCACATTAATATTTTCTACAGTGAAGAAGATGAAGGCTACATTGCTGATATACCTGACTTAAAATTCTGTTCTGCTTGGGGTGAAACACCAGAGGAAGCACTGCGTGAGGTAATGATTGCTAAAGCTGCTTGGCTGGAAGCTGCCAGTACTGAGGGTAAAGTTATTCCTCAGCCTAGATATCGACCAATAATTTATCAATTTAGCTAA
- a CDS encoding SWIM zinc finger family protein → MSFSPDTKRPPTYFIGELRQNVAFREAISALHDVVVSDLRFKPKDKTAYKEWRAKQEEINWDLVMAMRQDVTIKIKALQAELNQLNQRSYERLRPYYQAREEFRRFVWQKQLDFYFVFDPVITVHPDEVFFECFSVDESTYGRLGASYEVFKNISEFACGTTNVDYSAALYDEFQKIRSYKTTQLQVDPSGFEVKTTNEEAYKEVKIDLPDSWVRGFLQVSSAMCLPATRFDLHPMDIHNICFVLRRHKEKKGPRSMRYHLKPGEPVRVVFEPWDIEVVCPRSPYTGCQEQSIRVWGRRRLHILERLIAVAKKFTVYLLGTGMPSFYVADLGDMSFTLGLSGWTANDWAGAGNFDLMAPRADVDEWTQKIIFDGLRENWLETADSLSQRLNLSRTAVLGALSAYTQAGRVIYDLNKEVYRVRELSREPLPMERLRFANEREESATRFLSQNAVQVTAVSEKDGALTVQGSIQDKAKTYNPALTIDRDERIINAECTCNWHQQNKLYKGPCEHILALRMQHARQYR, encoded by the coding sequence ATGTCATTCTCCCCAGACACAAAGCGCCCGCCTACATACTTTATTGGTGAACTGCGGCAAAACGTGGCATTTCGCGAAGCCATCAGCGCTTTACATGATGTTGTCGTTTCCGATTTACGATTTAAACCCAAAGATAAAACAGCTTACAAAGAATGGCGTGCCAAGCAAGAAGAAATTAACTGGGATTTAGTCATGGCAATGCGACAGGATGTCACTATTAAAATTAAGGCACTGCAAGCAGAATTAAATCAATTAAATCAGCGCAGTTATGAACGCTTGCGCCCTTATTATCAAGCCAGAGAAGAATTTCGCCGTTTTGTTTGGCAAAAACAACTAGACTTTTACTTTGTATTTGATCCAGTCATTACAGTTCATCCTGATGAAGTATTTTTTGAGTGCTTTAGTGTAGATGAATCAACTTACGGACGTTTAGGAGCAAGTTACGAAGTATTCAAAAATATTAGTGAATTTGCCTGCGGTACTACAAATGTTGATTATTCAGCAGCGCTTTATGATGAGTTTCAAAAGATCCGCAGTTATAAGACGACTCAATTGCAAGTAGATCCTTCTGGTTTTGAAGTTAAAACTACTAACGAAGAAGCTTATAAAGAAGTAAAAATAGATTTACCAGATAGCTGGGTAAGAGGATTTTTACAAGTAAGTTCGGCGATGTGTTTACCCGCAACCCGATTTGATTTACACCCAATGGATATTCACAATATCTGTTTTGTACTGCGTCGCCACAAAGAGAAAAAAGGGCCGCGCAGTATGCGCTATCATCTCAAACCAGGTGAACCTGTGCGGGTGGTGTTTGAACCCTGGGATATTGAAGTAGTTTGTCCGCGATCGCCCTACACTGGTTGCCAAGAACAAAGCATTCGCGTTTGGGGGCGTCGCCGCCTCCACATTCTCGAACGTCTTATTGCCGTTGCCAAAAAATTTACCGTTTACCTGCTAGGTACGGGTATGCCTTCCTTCTATGTCGCCGATTTAGGTGATATGTCTTTCACCCTTGGCTTATCGGGATGGACTGCCAACGATTGGGCTGGTGCTGGTAACTTTGACTTAATGGCACCCCGTGCCGATGTCGATGAATGGACGCAGAAAATTATTTTTGATGGGCTGCGGGAGAATTGGTTAGAAACTGCGGATAGTTTGTCACAGCGCTTGAATTTGAGCCGCACGGCAGTGCTGGGAGCTTTAAGTGCTTACACTCAAGCAGGGCGTGTGATTTATGACTTAAACAAAGAAGTGTATCGGGTGCGAGAACTCAGCCGCGAACCGTTACCAATGGAGAGATTACGCTTTGCCAACGAACGAGAAGAAAGCGCAACCAGATTTTTGAGTCAAAATGCGGTACAGGTGACAGCAGTCAGCGAGAAAGATGGTGCTTTAACCGTGCAAGGTAGCATTCAAGACAAAGCAAAAACCTACAATCCTGCTTTGACGATTGATAGAGACGAGCGTATAATCAACGCAGAATGTACTTGCAATTGGCATCAGCAAAATAAGCTGTACAAAGGCCCTTGCGAGCATATTCTGGCACTGCGAATGCAGCACGCCCGTCAGTATAGATAA
- a CDS encoding YdcF family protein — protein MFLYLSKLLPLFFYPLGLACLCLLVALFMLWKRPRIAAVAIGLALTVLLLSSNVWIASLLVRSLEWQYLPLAEIPNAEAIVVLGGATKSALPPRPGVDLNDRGDRVIYAAQLYRQQKAPIIILSGGRIDWQDSINASESQDMAAILTSIGIPPAAIIEESESLNTYQNAVNVRKILESRGIRRILLVTSAMHMPRSILIFKRQGIDAIPAPTDYTITYKEFAGLASTPKAALLNLFPDSNNLQNFTAALKEYVGIFVYRLRGWL, from the coding sequence ATGTTTTTGTATCTCTCTAAGTTGCTGCCGCTATTTTTTTATCCATTAGGGCTAGCTTGTTTGTGTTTGCTGGTAGCACTATTCATGTTGTGGAAACGTCCCCGCATAGCTGCGGTTGCAATTGGGCTGGCGCTAACTGTTTTATTACTTAGCAGTAATGTCTGGATAGCAAGCTTACTGGTACGATCGCTAGAGTGGCAATACCTTCCACTCGCGGAAATACCAAATGCAGAAGCAATTGTTGTATTAGGTGGAGCAACAAAATCGGCTCTACCGCCACGACCTGGTGTAGACTTAAACGATCGTGGCGATCGCGTAATTTATGCCGCTCAACTTTATCGGCAACAGAAAGCACCTATTATTATTCTCAGTGGTGGTCGCATCGATTGGCAGGACAGTATCAACGCCTCAGAATCACAGGATATGGCTGCAATCCTCACATCAATTGGCATACCCCCAGCAGCAATCATTGAAGAATCAGAATCTCTGAACACTTATCAAAATGCAGTCAATGTGAGAAAAATACTTGAATCTCGTGGTATTCGCCGCATTTTATTGGTAACTTCAGCCATGCATATGCCGCGCTCAATTCTTATCTTTAAGCGTCAGGGGATTGACGCTATTCCTGCACCCACAGACTATACTATTACCTACAAAGAATTTGCCGGGCTTGCCAGCACTCCCAAAGCCGCACTCCTAAATTTGTTCCCAGATAGCAATAACCTACAAAATTTTACAGCTGCTCTCAAAGAGTACGTTGGTATTTTTGTGTATCGCTTACGGGGCTGGTTATAA
- a CDS encoding ferredoxin-thioredoxin reductase variable chain, giving the protein MAVETLVEKQKLGVNVVMKKGDRVRVKESVVVYHHPEHRGNAFDLKGTEGEVVDIVTQWHDRPVSANLPVLVQFSKKFKAHFRENELEII; this is encoded by the coding sequence ATGGCTGTGGAGACACTTGTGGAAAAGCAGAAGCTAGGTGTAAATGTAGTTATGAAAAAAGGCGATCGCGTCCGCGTTAAAGAATCCGTAGTAGTTTACCATCATCCTGAGCATCGTGGTAATGCTTTTGACCTCAAAGGTACAGAGGGGGAAGTGGTGGATATTGTGACTCAATGGCATGATAGACCTGTTAGTGCAAACTTGCCAGTTTTGGTTCAGTTTAGTAAAAAATTTAAAGCTCACTTCCGTGAAAATGAGTTAGAAATCATCTAA
- a CDS encoding MoaD/ThiS family protein: MSQSAITVTVKLFAAYQEAYQVPELVLELPPESPVAAVRDRLITEHPELKQWSDVTRFGVNLTFVEGDTILKDGDEVVLIPPVSGG; encoded by the coding sequence ATGTCTCAATCTGCAATTACAGTTACCGTCAAATTATTCGCTGCCTATCAAGAGGCTTATCAAGTGCCGGAACTAGTATTGGAATTGCCACCGGAATCACCAGTTGCTGCTGTACGCGATCGCCTAATTACTGAACACCCCGAACTCAAGCAATGGAGCGATGTCACCCGTTTTGGGGTTAACTTAACATTTGTTGAAGGAGATACAATCCTAAAGGACGGTGACGAAGTAGTCTTAATCCCACCAGTTAGTGGCGGTTAG
- a CDS encoding NIL domain-containing protein encodes MAINQLAHKRVRIRIPRDYHQEPVISRLVSDFGLTVNIAAAILGANAVGDGWFDLDLQGTKEQIQNGLTYFKDLKLETWDETNVGSW; translated from the coding sequence ATGGCTATAAATCAGCTCGCTCATAAGCGAGTTCGCATCAGAATTCCGAGAGACTATCATCAAGAACCAGTGATTTCTCGTTTAGTTTCCGACTTTGGTTTGACTGTTAACATCGCAGCTGCTATTCTCGGCGCTAATGCAGTTGGTGATGGTTGGTTTGACCTAGATCTACAGGGAACCAAAGAACAAATTCAAAATGGACTAACTTACTTTAAAGACTTGAAATTAGAAACTTGGGATGAAACCAACGTCGGCAGCTGGTAA
- a CDS encoding NIL domain-containing protein, with the protein MTNFKSAKIAPIHTRIRVPQHYHRQPVISRLISRYNLTVNIKAASLIADDNNCGWFDLELQGKPEQVVNSLSYLQGLGVDLMQVAIAGNIQPDQDSHPFPISGSSFATGEPKALISGWETQIYPQISNTQTNRIRLQLCISKNHYQKPVISELVSSYGVTVNITGALLKPDVPDDGWFDIELWGRSEQLFSSWNYLQKFL; encoded by the coding sequence ATGACTAACTTTAAATCTGCGAAAATAGCTCCAATCCATACCCGCATTCGAGTGCCTCAGCACTATCACAGACAACCAGTAATTTCTCGATTGATATCTCGCTATAACCTAACTGTCAATATCAAAGCAGCATCTCTCATCGCAGATGATAACAACTGTGGTTGGTTTGACTTAGAACTTCAGGGTAAGCCAGAACAAGTGGTAAATAGTCTTTCTTACCTGCAAGGATTAGGTGTAGATTTGATGCAAGTAGCGATCGCAGGTAACATCCAGCCAGATCAAGACTCACACCCCTTTCCCATTTCAGGCAGCAGTTTCGCTACGGGTGAACCGAAAGCATTGATAAGCGGATGGGAAACTCAAATCTACCCCCAAATTTCTAACACTCAAACCAATCGAATACGTTTGCAACTGTGCATCTCGAAAAACCACTACCAAAAACCTGTGATTTCTGAATTAGTTTCTAGCTATGGAGTCACAGTTAATATTACAGGTGCGCTATTAAAGCCAGATGTCCCAGATGACGGATGGTTTGACATAGAACTGTGGGGTAGATCGGAGCAACTTTTTTCTAGCTGGAATTACCTACAAAAATTTTTATAA
- a CDS encoding NIL domain-containing protein: MSLVPSTSEINNKTQVRLRLYIPSIYQHQPVICQLISRYNLIVNITGAKLGKHTGGEGYFDVDIKGALSQISLALVYLESLNIIIKGKPNTDGDSWYC; the protein is encoded by the coding sequence ATGTCTTTGGTACCATCTACATCAGAAATAAACAATAAAACTCAAGTTCGTCTGCGCCTTTATATTCCATCAATTTATCAGCATCAACCTGTTATTTGTCAGCTGATTTCCAGATATAATTTAATTGTGAATATTACTGGAGCAAAGTTGGGAAAACATACAGGCGGAGAGGGATATTTTGATGTTGATATTAAGGGAGCATTATCACAAATCTCTCTTGCTCTTGTTTATTTAGAATCTCTCAATATCATAATCAAAGGAAAACCCAATACCGACGGAGATAGCTGGTATTGTTAG
- a CDS encoding Crp/Fnr family transcriptional regulator gives MFASSPTKNHANKSISRHFQPRSFIPLQPNILWKLEKGIVRNVTWHEDGTLVTLGVWGPGDIIGRDFSKIEPYEIECLTKVEVSIVPANQCYLLTEVLLAHIQQAEELMVIRSYKTVETMLIKLLGWLAKKFGREVENGHLIDLRLTHQDIAEMLNSTRVTITRILSNLEERGFIDRLPLHQIVLKEEQIWHYEI, from the coding sequence ATGTTTGCCTCTTCCCCTACAAAAAATCATGCGAATAAAAGCATTAGCCGACATTTTCAACCACGCTCGTTTATTCCGCTTCAGCCAAATATTCTTTGGAAGCTAGAAAAAGGAATAGTGCGAAATGTGACATGGCATGAAGACGGAACGCTTGTAACTTTGGGAGTATGGGGGCCAGGAGATATTATTGGTAGAGATTTTTCAAAAATTGAGCCATATGAAATTGAATGTTTAACCAAAGTAGAAGTAAGTATTGTTCCCGCCAATCAATGTTATTTGCTAACAGAAGTACTGCTAGCCCACATTCAACAGGCGGAAGAATTGATGGTTATTCGCAGCTATAAAACTGTAGAAACCATGCTGATAAAACTACTAGGTTGGCTAGCTAAAAAATTTGGTCGTGAAGTCGAAAATGGTCATTTAATTGATTTACGGCTCACACATCAAGACATCGCAGAAATGCTGAACTCAACTCGCGTTACTATCACTCGTATTCTCTCAAATCTAGAGGAGCGAGGATTTATAGACCGTTTACCTTTGCACCAAATTGTCCTGAAAGAAGAACAGATTTGGCATTATGAGATTTAG
- a CDS encoding phosphoribosyltransferase, with protein MLYKDRTAAGQFLAKELAAYANCSDVLVLALPRGGVPVAFEVAKALNAPLDVFVVRKLGVPDQPELAMGAIASGGVRVMNQDIVRSLRLTETEISQEEVRQRQELERRERLYRGNRPFPVICGRTVIVIDDGLATGATMRAAIMALGTQQPARLVIAVPVAAPQTCQELESQVDEVICTVTPTPFYSVGLWYENFPQTSDQEVRSLLVKAAKRDRESAMYA; from the coding sequence GTGCTATATAAAGACAGAACAGCAGCAGGTCAATTTTTGGCTAAGGAGTTAGCTGCCTATGCTAACTGTTCAGATGTACTAGTGTTAGCGCTGCCCAGGGGAGGTGTACCTGTAGCCTTTGAAGTTGCCAAAGCGCTTAATGCTCCCTTAGACGTTTTTGTGGTACGCAAATTAGGTGTACCCGATCAGCCAGAGCTAGCAATGGGAGCAATAGCTAGTGGTGGCGTGCGAGTTATGAATCAGGATATAGTGCGATCGCTTCGTTTAACAGAGACAGAAATTAGTCAAGAAGAGGTAAGACAAAGACAGGAACTTGAGCGACGAGAACGCCTTTATCGGGGAAACCGTCCCTTTCCAGTGATTTGTGGACGTACCGTCATAGTAATAGATGATGGTTTAGCGACAGGTGCTACCATGCGGGCGGCGATTATGGCATTAGGAACACAACAACCAGCGCGACTCGTGATTGCTGTGCCTGTTGCTGCGCCTCAAACCTGCCAAGAGCTTGAATCACAAGTAGATGAAGTCATCTGCACCGTCACACCCACCCCTTTCTACAGCGTTGGTTTATGGTACGAGAATTTTCCTCAAACCTCCGATCAAGAAGTCCGAAGTTTGTTAGTAAAAGCAGCAAAGCGAGATCGGGAATCAGCTATGTATGCTTAG
- the speY gene encoding deoxyhypusine synthase, whose translation MSKQLGKKIIPTPIPKEIGVVDLIDNYFTAYNSARLREVCQLLSQDVLKEGVTVGVSLSGAMTPAGFGVSAIAPLIRNGFIDWMISTGANLYHDMHYGLGFEVFAGNPFLNDVKLRQESTIRIYDIIFGYDVLLETDAFIRKILQAEPFQKRMGTAEFHYLLGKYVREVEKQLGIEHSCLLATAYEYGVPIYTSSPGDSSIGMNVAALALEGSQLMLDPAIDVNETAAIAYHAREAAGRSAAVIIGGGSPKNFLLQTQPQIHEVLGLEERGHDYFVQFTDARPDTGGLSGATPSEAVSWGKIDPDELPSTIVCYTDSTIALPLVTAYVINQCQPRTLKRLYDKRQEMLDRLQADYLAAKTQATEKVPAAVADSAEEVATYPCGRLIHNTL comes from the coding sequence ATGTCAAAACAGCTGGGCAAGAAAATCATACCCACACCCATACCAAAAGAAATCGGGGTAGTTGATTTGATTGATAATTACTTCACTGCCTACAACTCGGCAAGATTACGGGAAGTATGCCAGCTACTGAGTCAAGACGTACTCAAAGAAGGCGTGACGGTGGGAGTTAGCCTTTCTGGTGCAATGACACCAGCAGGATTTGGAGTTTCGGCGATCGCACCATTGATTCGTAATGGTTTTATTGACTGGATGATTAGTACTGGTGCCAATCTTTATCATGATATGCATTATGGGTTGGGTTTTGAAGTATTTGCTGGCAATCCATTTTTAAACGATGTCAAGCTGCGTCAAGAAAGTACCATCCGTATTTATGACATTATTTTTGGCTACGATGTATTATTAGAAACTGATGCATTTATTCGGAAGATTTTGCAAGCGGAACCTTTTCAGAAGCGGATGGGAACTGCTGAATTTCACTATCTACTGGGTAAGTATGTTCGGGAGGTAGAAAAACAGCTAGGAATTGAGCATTCTTGCTTGTTGGCAACTGCTTACGAATATGGAGTGCCAATTTACACATCTTCGCCTGGCGATAGCTCCATTGGCATGAATGTTGCTGCCTTGGCGCTAGAAGGTTCCCAGTTAATGTTAGATCCAGCCATTGACGTGAATGAAACCGCAGCGATCGCCTACCATGCCCGCGAAGCAGCAGGCAGGAGTGCAGCAGTCATTATTGGTGGTGGCAGCCCCAAAAACTTTCTGCTCCAAACTCAACCGCAAATTCATGAAGTATTGGGGTTAGAAGAGCGAGGACACGATTATTTTGTCCAATTTACTGATGCTCGTCCAGATACTGGCGGTTTATCGGGGGCTACACCTTCAGAAGCAGTCAGCTGGGGGAAAATTGATCCAGATGAATTACCCAGCACGATTGTTTGTTACACTGACAGCACGATCGCATTGCCCCTAGTAACTGCATACGTCATCAATCAATGTCAACCCCGTACTTTAAAGCGGCTGTATGACAAGCGCCAAGAAATGTTAGACAGATTGCAGGCAGATTATTTAGCAGCGAAAACCCAAGCAACAGAGAAAGTTCCTGCTGCGGTGGCAGATAGTGCAGAAGAAGTTGCTACTTATCCCTGTGGTAGATTGATTCACAATACTCTTTAG